A region of Streptomyces sp. WMMC500 DNA encodes the following proteins:
- a CDS encoding MarR family transcriptional regulator — translation MQRTPPALLPLLRSPFQGELLAWLYLHPQAETSLADLAARFGVSSATASREADRLAAAELITDRRRGNLRLIRANTEGRLAGALTDLLALTYGPIAVLGEIIFGVPGVEDAYIYGSWAARYRGERGGVPEDVDVLAIGAPDEDDLYEAARTAERILGREVNVHRVSAARWHSPEADPFLTSVRERPRVQLEAPDRSGST, via the coding sequence ATGCAACGTACCCCGCCGGCGCTGCTGCCGCTCCTTCGTTCACCCTTTCAGGGCGAGCTGCTGGCCTGGCTGTACCTGCATCCGCAGGCGGAGACGTCCCTCGCGGACCTGGCCGCCCGATTCGGCGTCTCCAGCGCCACGGCGAGCAGGGAGGCCGACCGCCTCGCGGCAGCCGAGCTGATCACCGATCGACGGCGGGGGAACCTCCGACTCATCCGAGCCAACACCGAGGGACGACTCGCCGGTGCGCTGACCGACCTCCTCGCACTCACCTACGGCCCGATCGCAGTCCTCGGCGAGATCATCTTCGGCGTTCCGGGCGTGGAGGACGCGTACATCTACGGCTCCTGGGCCGCACGTTACCGCGGAGAGCGTGGCGGTGTGCCCGAGGACGTCGACGTCCTGGCCATCGGCGCACCCGACGAAGACGACCTGTATGAGGCCGCCCGTACCGCCGAACGCATTCTTGGCCGGGAGGTCAACGTCCATCGGGTCTCCGCCGCACGCTGGCACTCGCCTGAAGCCGACCCCTTCCTCACCTCCGTACGCGAACGCCCCCGCGTGCAACTCGAAGCGCCCGACAGGAGCGGCAGCACATGA
- a CDS encoding LLM class flavin-dependent oxidoreductase: MRLSTLILPVRRWHSGGRAQWQRAEELGFSAAYTYDHLSWRTFRDGPWFGALPTLTAAAGATSRLRLGTLVTSPNFRHPVTLAKELITLDDVSGGRVTLGIGAGGSGFDATALGQQPWAGRERTERFGEFLPLLDTLLTQDTTSYAGTYYSAHEVRMIPGCVQRPRLPFAVAATGPRGMRLAARHGQAWVTTGDPQTSATGTAADSLAAIRTQVARLAEAGAAVGRDTAVMEKVLLAGFTPDRPLESLDAFVDFAGRHAALGFTEIVLHWPIPDSVFAADERVFERIATEAPAQLAS, encoded by the coding sequence ATGCGACTGAGCACCCTGATCCTGCCCGTCCGGCGGTGGCACTCCGGCGGTCGTGCGCAATGGCAGCGGGCGGAGGAGCTTGGCTTTTCCGCCGCGTACACGTACGACCACCTGTCCTGGCGCACGTTTCGCGACGGGCCCTGGTTCGGCGCGCTGCCCACGCTGACCGCCGCCGCCGGCGCGACCTCCCGGCTCCGCCTCGGCACGCTCGTGACCTCGCCGAACTTCCGGCATCCGGTCACGCTCGCCAAGGAGTTGATCACGCTGGACGACGTGTCCGGCGGGCGGGTGACGCTGGGGATCGGAGCGGGGGGTTCCGGCTTCGACGCGACCGCCCTGGGGCAGCAGCCGTGGGCCGGGCGGGAGCGCACGGAGCGGTTCGGGGAGTTCCTGCCGCTGCTGGACACGCTGCTGACGCAGGACACCACGTCGTACGCGGGCACGTACTACTCGGCGCACGAGGTGCGGATGATCCCCGGGTGCGTCCAGCGGCCGCGGCTGCCGTTCGCCGTGGCGGCGACCGGGCCGCGCGGGATGCGGCTGGCCGCGCGGCACGGGCAGGCATGGGTGACGACCGGCGACCCCCAGACCTCCGCGACCGGCACCGCCGCCGACTCGCTGGCCGCCATCCGCACCCAGGTCGCCCGGCTCGCCGAGGCGGGGGCCGCCGTGGGGCGGGACACCGCGGTGATGGAGAAGGTGCTGCTCGCCGGCTTCACCCCGGACCGGCCGCTGGAGTCCCTCGACGCCTTCGTCGACTTCGCCGGCCGGCACGCCGCCCTCGGCTTCACCGAGATCGTGCTGCACTGGCCCATCCCGGACTCGGTCTTCGCCGCGGACGAGCGCGTCTTCGAGCGCATCGCCACGGAGGCCCCGGCGCAGTTGGCGAGTTGA
- a CDS encoding serine hydrolase codes for MTPPQPPPAPRARTGSRIREAFAEAGVTGQLHARDIDTGAALAVAADTPVSTASVHKVCLLATLYREAEHGRLDLTTPVDVPAAGRTPGPTGLGAMRDAARLSLRDLAVLAVSVSDNTAADVLWDTVGIEAVNRTMTALGLTRTTAVQKVRDLYAALAEDAGDAGAAALLDPARVARLRALDPARTNRSTPRELTALLAAIWRDEVCTGAYAADLRRTLGTQAWAHRLASGFPFDDVRVSGKTGTLPTVRHEIGVVEYPDGGRYAVAVCTRAAATAVTLPAADAVIGTAARLAVDALRAP; via the coding sequence GTGACCCCGCCCCAGCCGCCCCCCGCCCCCCGGGCTCGCACGGGGTCCCGCATCCGCGAGGCGTTCGCGGAGGCCGGCGTCACCGGGCAGCTCCACGCCCGCGACATCGACACCGGCGCCGCCCTGGCGGTGGCCGCCGACACCCCGGTCAGCACGGCCAGCGTCCACAAGGTGTGCCTCCTCGCCACCCTCTACCGCGAGGCCGAGCACGGCCGCCTCGACCTCACCACCCCCGTCGACGTCCCCGCCGCCGGCCGCACCCCCGGCCCGACCGGGCTCGGCGCCATGCGCGACGCCGCCCGCCTCTCGCTGCGCGACCTGGCCGTCCTCGCGGTCTCCGTCAGCGACAACACCGCCGCCGACGTGCTGTGGGACACCGTCGGCATCGAGGCCGTCAACCGCACCATGACCGCCCTGGGCCTGACCCGTACCACCGCCGTGCAGAAGGTGCGCGACCTGTACGCCGCACTCGCCGAGGACGCCGGCGACGCCGGTGCCGCCGCGCTCCTCGACCCCGCCCGCGTCGCCCGCCTCCGCGCCCTCGACCCGGCCCGTACCAACCGCTCCACCCCGCGCGAACTCACCGCCCTCCTCGCCGCGATCTGGCGCGACGAGGTGTGCACCGGCGCGTACGCCGCCGACCTGCGCCGCACGCTCGGCACCCAGGCGTGGGCGCACCGGCTGGCGTCCGGCTTCCCCTTCGACGACGTACGGGTCAGCGGGAAGACGGGCACGCTGCCGACGGTGCGGCACGAGATCGGCGTCGTGGAGTACCCGGACGGGGGCCGCTACGCGGTCGCCGTGTGCACCCGCGCCGCGGCGACGGCGGTCACGCTCCCGGCGGCCGACGCGGTGATCGGCACCGCGGCCCGCCTGGCGGTGGACGCCCTGCGCGCCCCGTGA
- a CDS encoding LysR family transcriptional regulator, with product MDLLRHLRYFRAVAEERHFGRAAERLRIAQPSLSQRIRRLERELGVRLFDRGSQGTALTPAGRLVLAEADRVLAAADRLAAAVARIGSGAAGTLRAAVPPHLGPAAVAALITGYRERSPGGELELRELTTTAQVRELAAGTLDAGVVRHPCPAPGLAFGPVLHQPLGALLAATDPLAAGGRLTAADLSGRALVLTPRADDPALYDEVLTACARHGCTPAAVHEAAGGDFTRALVLSTAPAGPAAPEQPAASEAHEAPEALEPPDPLDAPDAPPAPGGAVALLPRTTTGPGTVWRPLAGEPIGWRTSAAWPADGHNPAVARFAEAAHEAMRDHAGMRPARAAAVHPRPASEFPL from the coding sequence ATGGACCTCCTCCGGCATCTGCGCTACTTCAGGGCGGTCGCCGAGGAACGCCACTTCGGCCGCGCCGCCGAGCGGCTGCGCATCGCGCAGCCGTCGCTCTCCCAGCGCATCCGCCGGCTGGAGCGCGAGCTGGGCGTGCGGCTCTTCGACCGCGGCAGCCAGGGCACGGCGCTGACCCCCGCGGGCCGGCTCGTGCTCGCGGAGGCCGACCGGGTGCTCGCCGCCGCTGACCGGCTCGCGGCTGCGGTGGCGCGGATCGGCAGCGGTGCGGCCGGTACGTTGCGCGCCGCCGTCCCGCCGCACCTGGGCCCGGCCGCCGTCGCCGCGCTCATCACCGGCTACCGCGAGCGGTCCCCGGGCGGCGAGCTGGAGCTGCGCGAGCTGACCACGACCGCGCAGGTCCGCGAGCTGGCGGCCGGCACCCTCGACGCGGGCGTCGTACGGCATCCGTGTCCCGCACCCGGGCTCGCCTTCGGGCCCGTACTCCACCAGCCGCTCGGCGCGCTCCTCGCCGCCACCGACCCGCTCGCCGCGGGCGGCCGGCTGACCGCGGCCGACCTGAGCGGGCGCGCGCTCGTCCTCACGCCGCGGGCCGACGACCCGGCGCTGTACGACGAGGTGCTCACGGCCTGCGCCCGGCACGGCTGCACCCCGGCCGCCGTCCACGAGGCGGCCGGCGGGGACTTCACCCGCGCCCTCGTCCTCTCCACGGCCCCCGCGGGCCCGGCCGCCCCGGAGCAGCCCGCCGCATCCGAAGCACACGAAGCACCCGAAGCACTTGAACCTCCCGACCCACTCGACGCCCCCGACGCCCCGCCCGCCCCCGGCGGCGCCGTCGCCCTGCTGCCCCGTACCACCACGGGCCCCGGTACGGTGTGGCGCCCGCTGGCCGGCGAGCCGATCGGCTGGCGTACGTCCGCGGCGTGGCCGGCGGACGGCCACAACCCGGCCGTGGCCCGCTTCGCGGAGGCCGCCCACGAGGCGATGCGCGACCACGCCGGCATGCGCCCCGCCCGCGCCGCGGCCGTCCACCCCCGCCCCGCATCGGAGTTCCCGCTGTGA
- a CDS encoding penicillin-binding transpeptidase domain-containing protein yields MGYGDGTRSGYEDGAYGAYGGSYGADPYGVDLSRAAPVRRGRRRRRRGPVLAAVAVVLAGGGYWAATAGPLDGGADGGGAADPAARRTAERFLDGWSAGRMGAAAKLTDSPAEAERILASFTEGLEIGRPKLTAGRARADGDGGARVAYTAKMPVRGLGTWTYAATLPLTRDDGGTWRVRWELGLVHPKLTETEKFRLVREESAQLDAVDRDGAAVSAADHPSLAGVLGLGGGLPQGAVQVVDRHTGDVRSTEARFGARRDAGDGTVRTTVDAELQGAAEAAMERHVGGRNAGLVALDMDSGEVLAAANSPAAGFNRAFQGTYAPGSTWKVVTTAALLNKGAVSPGTTVDCPKYLTVGKRFHNVETSEIPGATFREDFIHSCNTAFVALRDSLGDEEMTDFAHRYFGIGEVWNTGVPSFDGEVPVPGDETEKAAALFGQGRLRANPLVMASVTATAATGTFRQPVIVEGSSASPRASAEPLPEAVVTQLRELMRDTVTEGSAQVLAGLPGDVGAKTGTAEVTATGPNNGWLVAYRDGVAVACVVEDAESGSGDAGPVVREVLEAVG; encoded by the coding sequence GTGGGGTACGGGGACGGGACGCGGAGCGGCTACGAGGACGGGGCTTACGGCGCCTACGGCGGTTCGTACGGCGCGGACCCGTACGGCGTCGATCTCTCCCGCGCCGCGCCCGTGCGGCGGGGCCGGCGACGCCGGCGCCGTGGTCCGGTGCTCGCCGCCGTGGCGGTGGTGCTGGCCGGCGGCGGGTACTGGGCGGCGACGGCCGGGCCGCTCGACGGCGGCGCGGACGGCGGCGGGGCCGCGGATCCGGCGGCGCGGCGGACGGCGGAGCGGTTCCTGGACGGTTGGTCGGCGGGGCGGATGGGGGCCGCGGCGAAGCTGACGGACTCGCCGGCCGAGGCCGAGCGGATCCTTGCGAGCTTCACGGAGGGCCTGGAGATCGGCAGGCCGAAGCTGACGGCGGGCCGGGCCCGCGCCGACGGCGACGGCGGGGCGCGCGTGGCGTACACCGCGAAGATGCCCGTACGGGGCCTCGGCACCTGGACGTACGCCGCGACGCTCCCGCTGACCCGCGACGACGGCGGGACGTGGCGGGTGCGGTGGGAGCTGGGCCTGGTGCATCCGAAGCTGACGGAGACGGAGAAGTTCCGGCTCGTGCGCGAGGAGTCGGCGCAACTGGACGCCGTCGACCGCGACGGTGCGGCCGTCTCCGCCGCGGACCACCCGTCGCTGGCGGGTGTGCTGGGCCTCGGCGGCGGACTGCCGCAGGGCGCGGTGCAGGTCGTCGACCGGCACACGGGGGACGTACGGAGTACGGAGGCGCGTTTCGGAGCGCGGCGGGACGCGGGCGACGGGACGGTGCGTACGACGGTGGACGCGGAGCTGCAGGGCGCCGCAGAGGCGGCGATGGAGCGGCACGTCGGCGGGCGCAACGCGGGGCTCGTCGCGCTCGACATGGACAGCGGCGAGGTGCTGGCCGCCGCCAACTCGCCGGCCGCGGGCTTCAACCGGGCCTTCCAGGGCACCTACGCGCCCGGCTCGACGTGGAAGGTCGTCACGACGGCCGCGCTGCTGAACAAGGGCGCGGTCAGCCCCGGGACCACGGTGGACTGCCCGAAGTACCTGACGGTCGGGAAGCGGTTCCACAACGTGGAGACCTCGGAGATCCCCGGCGCGACCTTCCGCGAGGACTTCATCCACTCCTGCAACACCGCCTTCGTCGCGCTGCGCGACTCGCTCGGCGACGAGGAGATGACGGACTTCGCGCACCGGTACTTCGGGATCGGGGAGGTGTGGAACACGGGGGTGCCGTCGTTCGACGGGGAGGTGCCGGTGCCGGGGGACGAGACGGAGAAGGCCGCGGCGCTCTTCGGGCAGGGGCGGCTGCGGGCGAACCCGCTGGTGATGGCGTCGGTCACGGCGACGGCGGCGACGGGTACGTTCCGGCAGCCGGTGATCGTGGAGGGCTCTTCGGCGTCGCCCCGGGCTTCGGCGGAGCCGCTTCCCGAGGCCGTGGTGACGCAGCTTCGGGAGCTGATGCGGGACACGGTGACGGAGGGCAGCGCGCAGGTGCTCGCGGGGCTGCCGGGGGACGTGGGGGCGAAGACGGGGACGGCGGAGGTGACGGCGACGGGGCCGAACAACGGGTGGCTGGTTGCGTATCGCGACGGGGTGGCGGTGGCGTGCGTGGTGGAGGACGCGGAGAGCGGGTCGGGGGACGCGGGGCCGGTGGTGCGGGAGGTGCTGGAGGCGGTCGGGTGA
- a CDS encoding HAD hydrolase family protein has protein sequence MPPPVPLPRLIATDLDGTLLRDDKTVSGRTVAALAAAEEAGLAVVFVTGRPARWMGLVAEHVHGHGMAICANGAAVVDLHRGLELVEVCPLPLADAVTIVGVLRTIAPGTAFAVEHTGGFGREPGYPLHRGPGPIAPVEKLLAEDGERAGDPLLKLLAYHPDLGADEFLRAARAGAGAHGEFTRSTSSALLEVSGLGVSKASTLARYCGTRGIAAEEVVAFGDMPNDLEMLTWAGRSYAMANAHPEVLAATTDRTAANEEDGVALVIEQLLQGR, from the coding sequence ATGCCCCCTCCCGTGCCGCTTCCCCGGCTCATCGCCACGGACCTCGACGGCACCCTGCTGCGGGACGACAAGACCGTCTCCGGCCGCACGGTCGCCGCGCTCGCCGCCGCGGAGGAGGCGGGTCTTGCGGTGGTGTTCGTCACGGGCCGGCCGGCGCGGTGGATGGGCCTGGTCGCGGAGCACGTGCACGGGCACGGGATGGCGATCTGCGCCAACGGCGCCGCGGTCGTCGACCTGCACCGCGGGCTGGAGCTGGTGGAGGTCTGCCCGCTGCCGCTGGCCGACGCCGTCACGATCGTCGGCGTGCTGCGGACCATCGCGCCGGGTACGGCGTTCGCGGTCGAGCACACGGGCGGCTTCGGCCGCGAACCGGGATACCCGCTGCACCGGGGGCCGGGGCCGATAGCGCCGGTGGAGAAGCTGCTCGCGGAGGACGGGGAACGGGCGGGCGATCCGCTGCTGAAGCTGCTGGCGTACCACCCGGACCTCGGCGCGGACGAGTTCCTGCGCGCGGCGCGGGCGGGGGCGGGGGCGCACGGGGAGTTCACGCGGTCGACGTCGAGCGCGCTGCTGGAGGTGAGCGGGCTGGGCGTGAGCAAGGCGAGCACGCTGGCGCGTTACTGCGGGACGCGGGGGATCGCGGCGGAGGAGGTCGTGGCCTTCGGCGACATGCCGAACGACCTGGAGATGCTGACGTGGGCCGGCAGATCGTACGCGATGGCCAACGCGCACCCGGAGGTCCTGGCCGCCACGACGGACCGCACGGCGGCGAACGAGGAGGACGGGGTGGCGCTGGTCATCGAGCAGTTGCTGCAGGGACGGTGA
- a CDS encoding GAF domain-containing protein translates to MTAADSMDAAARATRGLQGVSSELAERVTQLLAAMRSIGTGLQLHPTLDVIAQTAAELAGARYASIVVIDEQSGDLDEFASYGVDEVDRARLDEIPDAPGTTLTVPIDVDGRYFGDLVLAQKRGGGRFQDDDLHLVRIIATEAGIAIGNARLHLETRQRERWIDGAHAVTTALLSSADARDALGVIAEQARGLADAMAGVVLLPRSGSDVAGGGGGAGGAAGGGRAHEPEWLEVVAVAGEGVEDLVGRVLPSYSPTVLALLAGKEVFLDDASADPRAVSDGAGRFGPCMMLPLRSGKRVLGALSLPRAPGGRLYRETEKQSATQFAGQAALALMLSEVQRDRERLAVYEDRDRIARDLHDLVIQRLFATGMQLQGAKRLERAPEVRQRIDAAVDALELTIEEIRGTIYALQQEPEQAPTGLRALVLREVATAAAPLGFQPSTSFVGAVDERVDERIARQLLAALREGLSNASRHAGAGQVGVVVDATAELADGRDAVRLTVADDGRGLPPYGRRSGLRNIERRAEELGGQATYGAGLGDCGGGTSLIWEVPLEAPAGEAGGGPGAAGAGGAAGAAA, encoded by the coding sequence ATGACCGCAGCCGACTCCATGGACGCCGCCGCCCGCGCCACCCGCGGACTGCAGGGGGTCTCCAGCGAGCTGGCCGAGCGCGTGACCCAGTTGCTGGCCGCCATGCGGTCCATCGGTACGGGGCTGCAGCTCCACCCCACGCTCGACGTGATCGCGCAGACGGCGGCGGAGCTGGCGGGGGCGCGGTACGCGTCGATCGTGGTGATCGACGAGCAGAGCGGTGACCTGGACGAGTTCGCGTCGTACGGCGTGGACGAGGTGGACCGGGCCCGTCTCGACGAGATCCCGGACGCGCCGGGGACGACGCTGACGGTGCCGATCGACGTGGACGGGCGGTACTTCGGGGACCTGGTGCTGGCGCAGAAGCGCGGCGGCGGGCGGTTCCAGGACGACGACCTGCACCTCGTCCGGATCATCGCCACCGAGGCGGGCATCGCGATCGGCAACGCGCGGCTGCACCTGGAGACGCGGCAGCGGGAGCGGTGGATCGACGGGGCGCACGCCGTGACGACCGCGCTGCTGTCGAGCGCGGACGCGCGGGACGCGCTGGGGGTGATCGCGGAGCAGGCGCGGGGACTCGCGGACGCGATGGCCGGGGTGGTGCTGCTGCCGCGGTCGGGGAGCGACGTCGCGGGTGGCGGTGGCGGTGCCGGTGGTGCTGCCGGTGGCGGCAGGGCGCACGAGCCGGAGTGGCTGGAGGTCGTGGCGGTGGCCGGGGAGGGAGTGGAGGACCTCGTGGGCCGGGTGCTGCCGTCGTACAGCCCGACGGTCCTGGCGCTGCTGGCGGGCAAGGAGGTCTTCCTCGACGACGCGAGCGCCGACCCGCGGGCGGTGAGCGACGGCGCGGGGCGCTTCGGGCCGTGCATGATGCTGCCGCTGCGGAGCGGGAAGCGCGTACTGGGCGCGCTGTCGCTGCCGCGGGCGCCGGGGGGCCGGCTGTACCGGGAGACGGAGAAGCAGTCGGCGACGCAGTTCGCGGGGCAGGCGGCGCTCGCGCTCATGCTGTCGGAGGTGCAGCGGGACCGGGAGCGGCTGGCGGTGTACGAGGACCGCGACCGGATCGCGCGGGACCTGCACGACCTGGTGATCCAGCGGCTGTTCGCGACCGGGATGCAGTTGCAGGGGGCGAAGCGGCTGGAGCGGGCGCCGGAGGTACGCCAGCGGATCGACGCGGCCGTCGACGCGCTGGAGCTCACGATCGAGGAGATCCGGGGCACGATCTACGCGCTCCAGCAGGAGCCGGAACAGGCGCCGACGGGGCTGCGGGCGCTGGTGCTGCGGGAGGTCGCGACGGCGGCGGCGCCGCTGGGGTTCCAGCCGTCGACGAGCTTCGTGGGGGCGGTGGACGAGCGGGTGGACGAGCGGATCGCGCGGCAACTGCTGGCGGCGCTGCGGGAGGGGCTGTCGAACGCGTCGCGGCACGCGGGGGCGGGGCAGGTGGGGGTGGTGGTCGACGCGACGGCGGAGCTGGCGGACGGGCGGGACGCGGTGCGGCTGACGGTGGCGGACGACGGGCGGGGGCTGCCGCCGTACGGGCGGCGGAGCGGGCTGCGCAACATCGAGCGGCGGGCGGAGGAACTGGGCGGTCAGGCGACGTACGGGGCGGGGCTGGGGGACTGCGGCGGGGGGACGTCGCTGATCTGGGAGGTGCCGCTGGAAGCGCCGGCCGGCGAGGCGGGGGGAGGGCCTGGGGCCGCGGGGGCGGGCGGGGCAGCGGGGGCGGCGGCGTAG